The following proteins are encoded in a genomic region of Triticum dicoccoides isolate Atlit2015 ecotype Zavitan chromosome 1B, WEW_v2.0, whole genome shotgun sequence:
- the LOC119350064 gene encoding keratin, type I cytoskeletal 9-like yields the protein MVMFDLNEPPPVDEVVEDGAGRGGEDGGSWPPPPEALVVGARDRGTADAVVLGGRRPPPLGMAGRPRGGFFYTSGDTTPGLPPLGLVRRPRAVYTPSIGDAASDMPPSGLLGRTMPSFTIGTAGSEPVVPVRRVGLSRRPRGGCTGEAGSSRGGGSNRARGAVRPRGGASSGSAMGGSSVEGSAVQGLYLGDGLEEQNGHRQEHGGGGTGRGGGINLVRGAARPRRPRGGASSGSATGGSSVAGSPAGRDDGDEQVRGGNVGTNNVQAPARTYGRPPRSTRGRGSRKGSGSGTSRTPGVEENGVGIGYAGGFDSNYTFGNFQSAHDAGVFEHMDACPPLPEFPLAPKKILDLSKSCNI from the exons ATGGTGATGTTCGATCTCAACGAGCCACCACCAGTAGATGAAGTAGTGGAGGATGGAGCAGGCCGTGGTGGAGAGGATGGAGGAAGCTGGCCGCCGCCACCAGAAGCGCTGGTGGTAGGTGCTCGAGATCGAGGCACAGCAGATGCCGTCGTCCTAGGTGGTCGCCGGCCGCCACCTCTAGGCATGGCAGGCCGTCCGCGTGGCGGCTTCTTCTATACCAGCGGTGATACGACGCCGGGGCTCCCACCGCTCGGCCTAGTTCGTCGTCCTCGCGCCGTCTATACTCCAAGCATCGGCGATGCAGCGTCGGACATGCCACCGTCCGGCCTCCTTGGACGAACCATGCCAAGCTTTACGATAGGCACGGCAGGAAGCGAGCCAGTCGTCCCCGTGCGCCGCGTTGGGCTGTCCCGTAGGCCTCGCGGCGGTTGTACCGGTGAGGCAGGATCCAGTCGTGGTGGCGGGAGCAATCGGGCACGAGGTGCAGTCCGTCCTCGCGGTGGTGCATCTAGTGGCTCCGCTATGGGCGGGAGCAGCGTTGAGGGATCTGCCGTCCAAGGTCTGTACCTTGGCGACGGCCTGGAGGAGCAGAACGGGCACAGGCAGGAGCATGGCGGCGGTGGTACGGGTCGTGGCGGCGGGATTAATTTGGTACGAGGTGCAGCCCGTCCTCGGCGTCCTCGCGGTGGTGCATCAAGTGGGTCGGCTACAGGCGGGAGCAGCGTTGCGGGTTCTCCTGCTGGACGTGACGACGGTGACGAACAAGTGCGAGGCGGCAACGTCGGCACGaacaatgtgcaagctccagcaaggaCATATGGCC GACCTCCAAGGAGCACTAGGGGTCGAGGTTCAAGAAAAGGCAGTGGCAGTGGGACTTCGCGCACCCCTGGTGTCGAAGAAAATGGCGTGGGCATTGGATACGCTGGTGGCTTCGATAGCAACTACAC CTTTGGAAACTTTCAATCTGCTCATGATGCTGGTGTCTTTGAGCACATGGACGCTTGCCCGCCTCTACCAGAGTTTCCTCTAGCCCCAAAGAAGATACTGGACCTAAGTAAGTCATGCAACATATGA
- the LOC119317756 gene encoding hyphal wall protein 2-like yields the protein MTVIDFIDLSDHDIIDLSSSHDETVQEDQIATQHRAASLDKQDVFVLAGEGNQGVQAVFVAAGEGSQDEQAVFVAASEGSQDRQAMFVAASEGRQKASEPGHALEATASSMIMEEASLVAASEGSQDVHAVSIATSEGRQETTESGHALEATAKSVSVKAKYRKKNYHTDTPRRSPRLIQMSECCTSPVEEPAADYKRSRTLGPAEESAASTDSAETSVLTMPHIGSASCLRSPTSTTFPSPTSTTPKAQTSEGGDAKSVSVKAKYRKNYHTDTPRRSPRLIQMGGCCTSPVEEPTADHKRSRTLGPAEESVASIDSAETVVLALPHAGSTNCLRSPTSATFPSLISTSPTTVTSEGGDAKLVRVKAKHPERNYHILSLVRKKKTSWSDFHQSEGSCLQKVATQSL from the exons ATGACTGTAATAGATTTCATAGACCTGAGTGATCATGATATTATTGACTTGAGCAGCAGCCATGACGAGACTGTTCAGGAGGATCAGATTGCAACTCAGCACCGGGCGGCGTCGCTTGATAAGCAGGATGTGTTTGTCCTAGCTGGTGAAGGAAACCAAGGGGTGCAGGCCGTGTTTGTTGCAGCTGGTGAAGGAAGTCAAGATGAGCAGGCCGTGTTTGTTGCAGCCAGTGAAGGAAGTCAAGATAGGCAGGCTATGTTTGTTGCAGCTAGTGAAGGAAGGCAAAAGGCTTCTGAGCCCGGACATGCTTTGGAAGCTACCGCATCGTCCATGATTATGGAGGAAGCATCTCTTGTTGCAGCTAGTGAAGGAAGTCAAGATGTGCATGCTGTGTCTATTGCAACTAGTGAAGGAAGGCAAGAGACTACTGAGTCCGGACATGCTTTGGAAGCAACCGCCAAGTCAGTGAGTGTGAAGGCGAAATATCGTAAGAAGAACTACCATACCGACACTCCTAGGAGAAGTCCTAGGCTTATACAGATGAGTGAATGTTGTACCAGTCCTGTGGAAGAGCCAGCAGCCGATTACAAGAGGTCTCGCACGCTCGGGCCAGCAGAAGAATCAGCTGCCTCTACCGACTCAGCTGAAACGTCTGTCCTCACTATGCCACATATTGGATCAGCGAGTTGTCTTCGCTCTCCAACATCAACGACATTCCCCA GCCCGACTTCCACCACTCCGAAAGCTCAGACTTCTGAAGGTGGCGACGCAAAATCAGTGAGTGTGAAGGCAAAATATCGTAAGAACTATCATACCGACACTCCTAGGAGAAGTCCTAGGCTTATACAGATGGGTGGATGTTGTACCAGTCCTGTGGAAGAGCCAACAGCCGACCACAAGAGGTCTCGCACGCTCGGGCCAGCAGAAGAATCAGTTGCCTCTATCGACTCAGCTGAAACGGTTGTCCTCGCTCTGCCACATGCTGGATCAACGAATTGTCTTCGCTCTCCAACATCAGCGACATTCCCCA GCCTGATTTCCACCAGTCCTACAACTGTGACTTCTGAAGGTGGCGATGCAAAGCTGGTGAGAGTGAAGGCGAAACATCCTGAGAGGAACTACCATATCTTGTCCTTGGTTAGGAAAAAAAAAACCTCTTG GTCCGACTTCCACCAGTCTGAAGGCTCTTGTCTTCAGAAGGTGGCGACGCAAAGCTTGTGA
- the LOC119300505 gene encoding uncharacterized protein LOC119300505 codes for MFLAAMARPRYNSAGECTFDGKIGVWPYVEWVAAQKESKNRKRGTMELKPSTSVGKEKSREYLIKYVLPAIKEKWPEEDRWNTIFIQQDNAKTHVDVDDPYVLREARRGGWDIRMIFQPPNSPDTNGLDLGWFNSIQAMFQRKMPKDLPDIVKKVEESLEEYPHQRLNRIFLSHQACMREIIKHKGSIHYALPHLKKQSLEATGDLAIRLDIDLEYVEAARVFLATP; via the exons ATGTTCCTTGCAGCCATGGCTAGGCCTAGGTACAATAGTGCTGGTGAGTGCACATTCGACGGCAAGATAGGGGTATGGCCATATGTGGAATGGGTAGCGGCACAAAAGGAGAGTAAAAATAGGAAAAGGGGAACCATGGAACTGAAGCCCTCCACAAGTGTTG GCAAGGAAAAGAGCCGCGAATACCTAATTAAGTATGTTTTGCCGGCGATCAAGGAGAAGTGGCCAGAAGAAGATCGTTGGAATACAATTTTTATTCAACAAGACAATGCGAAGACACATGTTGATGTGGATGACCCCTACGTTCTTCGTGAAGCGAGAAGAGGTGGTTGGGACATTAGGATGATTTTTCAACCACCTAATTCGCCCGACACCAATGGTTTGGATCTTGGTTGGTTTAACTCTATTCAAGCCATGTTTCAACGAAAAATGCCGAAGGACCTCCCAGATATTGTGAAGAAGGTGGAAGAATCTCTTGAAGAATATCCACATCAACGTCTAAACAGAATTTTCTTAAGCCATCAAGCTTGTATGAGAGAGATCATCAAACATAAAGGGTCCATTCACTATGCGTTGCCCCATTTGAAGAAGCAGTCACTTGAGGCGACGGGAGACCTTGCAATCAGATTGGATATCGATCTAGAGTACGTGGAAGCTGCGAGAGTGTTCTTGGCcactccatga
- the LOC119317747 gene encoding E3 ubiquitin-protein ligase SINA-like 5, which yields MQGAGMEGRSRGSPSAMDKADESAKKARLDLPDGHSVKQELVAHDAAAGGGAIVAVAEHSPRAELAVKIDMCVLHCPLCTLPFKPPVFQCRGGHLACGGCVAQQPSGQCGACADGCGFFHPCPALDAVVSSTRVECPNAGCQRYVTYHEADEHRSACPHAPCRCTEHGCAFVCAAPDLAAHSVPVRAIHYGKVSRFQVPVSTPRLLLVGDDDGRVFVLTVAALGAAATAVPVVCARGGATTKPRFTCKMWVNLGLDKKLEAR from the exons ATGCAGGGCGCCGGCATGGAGGGGAGGAGCAGGGGCTCACCGTCGGCGATGGACAAGGCCGACGAGAGCGCCAAGAAGGCGCGACTGGACCTGCCCGACGGCCACTCCGTGAAGCAAGAGCTCGTCGCGCACGACGCGGCGGCCGGAGGAGGCGCCATCGTTGCGGTGGCGGAGCACAGCCCGAGGGCGGAGCTCGCCGTGAAGATCGACATGTGCGTGCTCCACTGCCCGCTCTGCACCCTCCCCTTCAAGCCCCCCGTCTTCCAG TGCAGGGGCGGCCACCTGGCCTGCGGCGGGTGCGTGGCCCAGCAGCCCTCCGGCCAGTGCGGGGCGTGCGCGGACGGCTGCGGCTTCTTCCACCCCTGCCCTGCGCTGGACGCCGTCGTGTCCTCCACCAGGGTCGAGTGCCCCAACGCCGGCTGCCAGAGGTACGTCACCTACCACGAGGCCGACGAGCACCGGAGCGCGTGCCCGCACGCGCCCTGCCGCTGCACGGAGCACGGCTGCGCCTTCGTCTGCGCGGCGCCGGACCTTGCCGCCCACTCCGTGCCGGTGCGCGCCATCCACTACGGCAAGGTGAGCCGGTTCCAGGTCCCCGTGTCGACGCCGCGGCTGCTGCTCGTCGGCGACGACGACGGCCGCGTGTTCGTGCTCACCGTGGCCGCGCTCGGTGCCGCGGCGACCGCCGTGCCCGTGGTCTGCGCCAGGGGGGGTGCGACCACGAAGCCGCGGTTCACGTGCAAGATGTGGGTGAACCTAGGGCTGgacaaaaagctcgaagctcggtgA